The Mesoplodon densirostris isolate mMesDen1 chromosome 8, mMesDen1 primary haplotype, whole genome shotgun sequence genomic interval ctccctttaaaaatgtttcctctttctcttttctacttttgccctcccttctcctctctctccctccttcaatctctctctctctggccatTGACATTTCCCTGATCCTTCCTTTCACTCAGCTTCCTTCCACAATGCCCAAAGGACTCCTGCTGCTGGCTGTTGCCCTGGTGCTACTTGGCCTTGCACATGGAGCCATgttgagaaatgaagaaaaatggaagccCTTCAACAATCCTAGAAACCGAGATCTGGTAAGAATAGCCACTGGGACATGCCAGGCTGCAGGGTGAAATTGGCACCTCCCTGGAGTTATGCACACTGCACTCTGCTAGAGCACGGTGGAGAGGAGGCTGCCAAGGGCTGAGCAGATTCCCCAACAGGACCAGAGAAGAATTTTGCTAGCCTAGTGGCCGGTGTTCTAGCCAATTTACACTTGTTTCTGTATGGAGAAacaaatttatatttagaaatgatCTTAAACGCACATAGCACattacatttgtaaatattatatACTCATTGACTTCATAGccttaatttctaatatattgatatatacagaATCAAGAGCGTAACAGGGAATTACGTTTTGCACAGCTTAGGTTGAACTGATAACAAAACAGATTCTCACATAACCAATACTTGCAAAGCTCCATTGCAAAAACTGAAAGTCGACCTGCATTCTTTTCGATTTGCTAGGCATTATTTTCAACATAACGTTATCTAGGAAATAGAATTCAAAATACCAGtaaaaattctcttttaaaaatatgccaaATACAGTAAACATGATGACATTACGATTTCAAAATAtagtttttctaaagaaaatgatgTGAAATATAACAATATAGGATTAAAACAATCAAATAGCACTTTGCACAGCTTCTATGTATTCGCAGAATACACAGCTGAAAACCCCACGTCTGAAGTGACTGGGATCTATCTCACCATCAATCGGAGAGGAGACACCTGAGATCTGATCACCGTGGAGTTCAGTTTCATCTCTGACTTCAGTACTCAGAGATGGGCAACGAATCTTCTCACTGTGGGCTGTTAAATAATTGATATTCAAGAATGGTGAATTATCTTTGTTTAGAATTGAAATGTCAGGtagaaaggagggggaaggggagaaggagcCACAGCTTGTGTTTCTGAGTTTTCCACCTCCTGCCTCCTGCGTTAGCTCTAAAGtcaatttggggggaaaatgagaGGGGAAAAATACTCATCTTTGAGTATTTGGAGTGTTTAAATGATAAATGACATTgaacattttcttcctctcttcagtTTTTCAGAACCCTTCAGGCATATTTGAAAGGAAGAGGTCCTGATCTTGggatgttttcaaatatttcctccatGAACGAGAATCCCGGACCTCTCTCTTTCCAATCAGAACTTATTGCTTCTGCATTTGCAGATTATGAAGAACAGAAAAACTCCTTCCCCAATTACCTCAAAGCCTGAATGTTTCTTCTGAGTGCAGGTAAAACTTATCGCTTTATCCCCAGCATCTATCTAAACATACAACTCAGTCATAAAGTCATAAAgaggttttgaaaatatttatttgaaaaatgattttatttcctcATGTAAATAACTGCTCAGTTCTGATGACACGCATCACTGTTAATTCTCTGATTTGGTCCATATATTTTACAGActggttttaaaaagaaatgacagttaagatttttaaagtatagttttcTGGGGAGAGATATATTAAAATAGTAGAACTATCACTCAAtagaatatgaaatataattaaaaaccaCATACTTATACCTATATCTTTGTTCAGACCAGGTCATAGAGCTAAATTATGTGGAAAATCGTCTGTAAAGAAATATATTGAGCTGTACAGTTGGATTAAATGGatagtaaaaatttaaaagaatggttTCTTTTGGGAGAAAGTATTAAGCATATATTTGAGCTTGAACTTCCTTACCTAGAGGGGGAAAAGGGTAGAATATTAGTAAAGATGGCActtcataggaaaaaaattagaaatttatgTCTAAGATTTGAATTTTACTATTCTTATTACTTTAGCATTCCTATCAAATAAATACCTACCATTTAAAAAGGAACAGGTATGGTGCAGTCAAAGAAAATATACTATGATTCTAGTCTGTTAGTTTTTCATTTGGCTGAATAATAAAGGGAACTGAATCATAATTAAAATCTACTCCCATTCTTTCATGGGCATATGGATGAAATTGTGAGGAAGCAAACCATTGTTGCACTTCATTGTGATTGTGAAAGGATTTTGATGATCAGCTCTTTTAaatgtgatgatttttttaaaataatgattgttATTTTAAGAGGATGCAATTTACCATGTGGTATATGCACTTGAGAACTGTCctacaatgagaaaataaaatagaataaacacaAGTATATTCATGAAGGATCCCTTGACTATTTTTCACACTCAGGCCCTAAGGTAACAGACACTAAAACAGAGAATAATTATTAATACCAAGTACCTATTTCAGTAGGAGACAGTATTGCATACAAGCTGTTTGTAAGCCTTAGTTTATTCATCTATAAATTGCATATATGGATTTCTaataaaaagaatcagagaaaacATCAAATACATATTTTCGTGTGAGCATGAAACAAGGAAATGTTTAAgggcaggaaaaaagagaaagcaccCAGTTAGTGATAttgtaatataataattattcaaCTTTGCAAAAGAAGCAAAGTTTCTGATTTGGAGAATATTTCATAAATACAAGCTCTCCTTTCCTAACAATTCTCATtaggaaatgaagacaaaaagaGTTTTCACTAGACTATATTGATCTTTGGGTCTCTGTGTTAATCGTATAATCTTCATTTTCCACTTCGTTATAATGTTTTCTTTCAGATGTCTGGTGGTTTAAAAACTACAGATGAAGCTTCTCATTAGAAAAATTGATTCATGATCATGGCTAaacttttgtgtgttttttccctccattttttaaaatttgtaatgatTTTATTCTACATTTTATTCTACATGGGGACATATGTGGCTTATGTgcatgggtttttttccccagtcaATAACCATAGATACCAGTATAGAGCACGGCATATATTGCAAGGATTACAGAAATACCATAAAGTCAAAAGAAATGATCTTCTAAATTATGTTTCCTTTAAGCTTGTCTTCTATGTTTCTTACCTTTTATCAATCTGTTTTTATCTGAAAGGGACATTGCTCATTTTTACTTTAGTTCATTATATGTAACAGGAATTTGGGTTTTAAATTTATCTTCTTCCTAAAAGGAAGATGCATTCCCATGGTCAGCATATGCTATTGAAAGACCTCACAGTCTTAGTTACATATCAAGGGAGAGTAAGTGATGAATATCCACAATTAAGTTGAAATGGAAGGCAAAGAAAAGTGGGATTTTAGGAGTCTCTTGGGCCGCTGGGAGATGTTCTCTGCCACGATGTTCAGAGGTGGACAGTGTGCTACACCAGTTATCCTAGCCATGCCTCACCTCTGGCTCTTCCACACACAACctcaggaagggagaggagaaacaGGTGGATTTCCCTTCTTTCATAACCAAccctcttcctccacccacccctccccaactGAGGCTGAATCATTCTGATTCTCATATTCTCATCTGAAATAGCTACTTTTCTTTATGAAGAGCTGCATCATTTTCTCTGATTTCTGCAAAAGGAACACTGTACTAGAAGGAAACACTGTAATCCTAAAAACACTAGTCTGTACATTCCAAAATAGTTTTCTGTGGCTTTTTTGTGGATGATTGATAttgaatatcaaaaataaaatatttatgcaaGAACAGATTCTATATCTGGTTCAATATGTTCTATTATAATTAGTTGTATAAGTGTTTTCCCTGGAGGGTTGTGAGATATTTGTGAGCCAAGATCATATCTAagccatttttatttctccagCACCTAGTACAATGCCTTGCATgtagcaagcactcaataaatacttgctgaattgacataaatatgtgttattttGCTATTAGTCACACAGTAATGGAAGCTGCTTCTAGTTAATGCCAGACTTTTTTGTTTTACCATTTAAAAGATacgttattattatttatcattatattttatgtttggctgcactgggtcttcgttgctgtgcgtgggctttctctagttgcggtgcacgggcttctcattgcagtggcttctcttgttgcgaagcacaggctctaggtgtgtgggcttcagtagttgtggcatgcaggctcagtagttgtggctcgcgggctctagagcgcaggctcagtagttgtggcgcatgggcttagttgttctgtggcatgtgggatcttcccggaccagggctcaaacccatgtcccctgcattggcaggcagattcttaaccactgcgccaccagggaagtcctataagtAATTATTGATGAGCTATTCCTCATAAAAATAAGCCTGTTCAGATAAATGGTAGAGTGGTAGGGAGTGCTTCACCCCTGTCCAGTTCCACTCAAGTACCAGTGACtggctttccctttccctttccccactccTGCTCTGGTTGTCAAGACCTCCACAAAGGGAATGTTTATTAGTTTTAAGGCCTCTGAAAAAGAAGGGCATCCACAGGGGACTTTTAGCTATGAGCTTGCAAAGTCTCAGCGCAGGACATGCATCCTTCTGCTGGAAAATTCCTCACAACTGGCAGGTAGCTGTTGATGGGAGGCCTACACTCCACTAGACTAGAGTTTCTTATCAGTGATGGTATTGTCAGTTGGGGAAGGACAAGTCTCGTGGTGACCATTTAGCACACCAGGTCCCCAGACAATGAATAGTGGTATATTAGTGATTTCCCCACCCCTGCGCTATTATTTTGACCACCAAAACTTCCCTATTCACATTTCTAAAAGGCCACTGGGGAAGTGATTTTGTTCTTGGCCGAGAACTGTCGTTAGGAAAACAGCAGAAGTGTAGTGTTTCCTGCAATGAAAATAAGTGTTCTGCAGGTGACCTAGGCTCCCGAGGGGTCTGTGGTCCTTCTCTACATAGGTCCTTGACAGTCTCTCAACACTGACTCTGCTCCTCTTTGATGAGCATCCCATTCCCCATCCCTAGGACATGGCCTATTGTCCCCTATCCCGGGTCTAGTGTGGTCAAGAACTATTAAGGGTGTGAGATTTTACCCAATTTGCAAGCAACACACTGGCTGCTACAATTTCACAGATCCTGGTGGGCCCTGAGACCAGTGGGTCTAAGGCAATGGACTTTATTATTCATGGCTCAGCAGGCAGCATGCGTTTTACATGCCTGTTGGTTCTTCTTGTCCCCCAAGTATCATGGGGGTCATGTGGAGGTGAGTCCAGGTGTTTACTGGGCACTAGTTGGTTTGTGCCACAGCTGAGGAACCCCAAACTTAGGAAATACCCACTCTTACAAGGGGGCTAATGCCCAAACATGCCCAACCTTTGCCCCAGAGGGAAACATTATCATACTGGTCAGAAAACAAATCTGCCCTCTGTCCCAGAGGGAGACAATATCTCTATCTTTCAAGGCTGTTTGTTCTCCagacatccttgaaaagatagtccaGAGTGAAAGCAGTCACAAGTTTTTGCAGAAAAGTGAGAGAACCATGGGAAAATTGTCTCCCCAAAAGTGTCATACTCCATCCTGGCTCTTCCCCTTGAGAAAGGAGGGAGTCATTACCTCCCTGTGTACTCTTCATGCTCTCGTCATGGTATAAATTCAATGTTCTGCTTTCTTCAGACATTCCATTTTGATTCTCAGAAATCAGTCTGAAAGTCTGAAAAGTTTCTTCTTGCTATTTTCATTACTGCTATAACAAGTCCACTTCATCTCAAGGTAATGTGGATGCCTCTGACTCACCAGGGGACACATCACTTACAAcgaagcagagaaaagaaaagcagaaagattCCAATTTCAAGACCTGTTGCTACATTCTGACctgtaaaaaaaccaaaaccaaaaacaaaacaactgtcACATGATCAAGGTGTTCCACAGCAGAAAAACTCTTCTCCCACCCCTTGCTCCCTGCTGCAAATCTCTGCAATGTGAATCTATATCATCACAATTGTTATTCCCATATTCCAGGCAGCCAATAACAAAACAAGCTAGTCTAAGCCATCTGGGTCTTAGGAGAACATTCTCCTTACCAGGTGGCCAGATTTGCTCcttttgatttccttcttttcccctAGGAGAGTTAGGACTAGAGACTCGACTTCCTCTCAAATGCAGTTCCCTGACAGCCTGGAGAAATTCAGGGGGGAATTTACCTATTAGGGATTTCTGTGGATTACCTTAACCCAACCCACCCTCCTAGCCTCCCATATTTTATACCCAGATAGGGCCCTGAGGATCCTTTATCATAAGAAAGGAATGACTTCCAGCTGGAGATTTTTTCTCTCACCTGGAGGTTCCCCTCTTACAGGTCCTGGCCCCTCATTCTCCCATCCAACTGTTGCTTTTCCTCATTTGGATTGTCATAAAGAGGCACCAATGACCAAGCCAGGTGATAGGCTCCCTGTAACTTGTCCCTAACCTCAGCTTCGTATTGAGCTGCATTCCTTACCTCTTATCCCTTGCCCATTCCCAAGGCATTTTCAGTTCCATCCAGTTGAATTCATAAATGTGTTTTGAGCATAGATTACTAGCCTACAGAGGAAAGTTCACAAAGATGTATCAGGCAGTGCTGTTCTCAAGATGTTGACAGCTAGCTAGTGTCTTTAGAAGAGGACAGCAGAGAAATAGTTATAAGACAAAGTACAATATAAACCACAGGAGTGTGTAGGAGCTGAAGAAGCGTTCCACTGAGGAGAGGCAGTATATCATATTAATTCCAAGTATGGGATTTGGAGTCAGATAGACAagggtttgaatcttggctctacTACGTATTAGATTCAGAACGTTGGCATTaggaataacataaaataaatacaatccaaaaggattattttgagaTATGAATGTAATATGCATAAGACAGTACACGGCCTGTATAGTAAATGGGCAATAGTATATGCTAATCATAGCAAATATTTGATTCTCTCTAAAAGTTTAACtgttaagaaaagaagaaaatttgggTGAGAATTAGAGGTGGGACGTGAAGTCTAGTTGACCTATTTACAGACTGAGAAGGAGTCTGAGGAAGGGGACAGCTTGAGGATTTGTGGAAGAGGGGAAAACTGATGGTGCCATTGATTGGAGGAGATGAGAGTTAAACCATAAATTGTGGGAGGACTTTAGCTTTCTGTGGCAGGGCAGAACTGGAAAGTGGAACGTGCACGTGGCAGAGCAAAtggttaaattaagaaaaaaaatcactacaccaaagattaaattaatttaaaaaacaaacattcaaaaaagaaatggattGAGAGTCAGAATTTTAATGGGGAATTGCGGGAAATGATGTAGATAAAGGAACATTTTCTTGAAGCACATTTTTTTCCCAACTCCTTAATAAGCTTATACCGGAGGCCTGAGCCCAGAGGCAAGTGCGGCGACCCGGTCGCCAGGAGGGTTCAGCCGCGGTCCACTCCGGGTCCTGCCCACGCCCACGCCGCCAGGAAGAGGCGGGGCCAGAAGTTCTTGCGGAACCCGAGCGCCGCGGTTGCGGTGCAGGCCGGGCAGGTTTCCCGGAAGGACTACGGGTCCTTTTTTTTTATCGCCTCGGCGTGGGGGTAGCGTCTGGGAGCTTCTGCTCTTCCGTTTATCTGTCTCGGTTCCTGGAACTGCACATCAGAACTCCGCAGACATGTCGGGGTTCAGCCCGGAGCTCATCGACTATCTGGAAGGGAAGATCTCCTTTGAGGAGTTCGAAAGgcggagagaagagagaaaaacccgTGAGAAGAAAGTGAGGAGATAATGGGCCAGGATGCTCCCCACTGTCTTGTCGCCCTAAAACACTTAAGAGAGATTGTGGGGGACCCAGTAACCCCATTCGCTGTGATGGGGCGGGCCGGGTACTTCCAGCAGTTTCTTCCCCTTATTACCGAAACTCGGGTTCTCACCTCGTCCGTGTTCTAAGCTCCTCTTCAAAACATTTCACCCACCAAAAAGCTTTTGTCTCGGTGGTTACCacttatctttttttctgttgcCAAATAGTGCATTTTTTATTTGAGGGTAGCATAACGCTGGTAGATTAAATGGGGGGGGCGTGGGGAGTAGAGTTTGGAGTCAGTATCTGGTTCTAGTCCAAGCTTTGCCACTGTCTTCTTGCACAACTCACCTCTCTTCTTTAGGCCTCATTGTCTCTGTTTCTGGACGGAGTGATTTGAGCTTCCATTTTTGAGGAGTCTCCCAATGGTGTGGTGTAATCTTCCACAGAAAAGAGTGAATTTTCTTGTCTGATAACAAAATCTCTGGTACATATTTTTTTTATACTTATGAGGAAATACATGAACTTTCCGTGTCTTCTCACTTGAAGTCCgagggaaaataaaagtaattacacCTTTTGAGATTAGCTGTTGGATTCCTTCCTAAATCATGCAACTAATAGCGCCCCATTTCTTTTCGTTTAAAAAGCGAGGATACAATGTGTAGATTAATGAAATCAtcaaggttttaaaaattattttttacaaacGACTAATTCAGCCTGAAGGATGAGACCTAAGTACTATGAAATGCTTTGGCAATATTCAAATTTAGATGCCACATAGTATGTATGTGTTCAGAGCTCAAGTGATAGAAATAGAGAATGAGGCAGATGCTGTATTCTCAACTGGGGAGCGCTAAATGTGCCCTTGTTTTTGGaatcattaattaattttcaatcACAGAGTCTTCAGGAAAAAGGCAAGTCATCAGCTGAAGAAAATCCAAATGACTCTGCAGTTCCATCATCATCAGGAATTGACTCTACCAAATCTCAGGACAAAGATGTCAATGAAGGTATGTTAAGATCCCTACCTTAAATGCATTAAATGTTGAGGGTACCTAATAGTTTAGTGAAAGCgttattattttttcctgcaGTGGTATTCTGTCATTGATACCTGGCTTATTAGGAGCATAGTACTTGGTATGtaagaggtgctcaataaatatttgttgaattattgaTTATGATGATGGTTAGTTTAGTGGGTTATGTTTGTGGAGAAGTGCTTCAGATCGACATCAGCGTTTGTTTGGGAGCCATTTAGAGTCATTATTCTTTAAATTGACCCTCTCACTTGATTACTAATTCTTCTAGACTATACTCCCCCAAATTGTAATGAATTATACTTCTATATAAAGTGGCTTCCAAACCACTTTTTTAATTATGGGAGATAAGATAGAAATGTCAGAGTGGAAGGCCAGTTGGCTCCATATGAGACCTCACACACACAAGAGGTATCTTGGTATGTTGCCTCATTCCAGGATCCAGTCCTCAGCTCTGCATGACCGGATATTATATTTGGTTGCTGCACCCAGACTAATTAAACTCATGAGAGCCTAAGTGATGAATTATTATGcaaatttattaatttctggTGATTGATGCACCTTTTTAGTGATCAGAATACTGATGATAGTTCATGGTATCCATTTACCCATGTCAAGTAACCTGGGATACTGAACTATCAGTTAGAATTTAGCTTTGGGTGTAAGGTCTGATTGAGAACTTAATTAAACTTTCTAGTCCTAGTGGGTAGAAACAGAGGCTGCTTCTTTTCCCTCCAAACAAATAAGACTTTACACAGAGAAAACACTAGTAGGGTGGACAGAAAATGAACAGGCTTTGTTCCTGCTTCCTTGGACCAAGTGGGGAAGAAAGGgtaaagaggagagaaaattgGGGTTATAGTTTCTTACCTTGCCAGGCAAGTGCGGTGAAAAATGGGGCTGAAATGAGTCGTTCCTTATCTGCTCAGAGGAGGAGCTGctcttccatcatcacatctttGAGGTGCAACTGTAGTACCAGACACCATGGGGTGCTTGCCCGTTTTCTTATCTAAAGCTGCCCCCGAGAGGTGGCCATTAGGCCCTCCCTAAAAAAAGGTGGTTAGTTGAATCCCGTTCTAGCTCCCCATGAGCAGTCAGGCATACTAGCCTCAGCTCAAATAATCCCATCAGTCCTTTTAAGATATTAAACTCCCAATTTCCCAGGAAGGTATTGTCCCAGAACTTGTACCAAGACCTTTGGTAACTGTGAACATGTATTCAGAGCAGAGGAAGGGGTCAGTTTTGAACAGGTAAAGTCTACTAATTGGAATATGTGGCCACTAGAGTCATTGTCTTTTTCTCCTATACATTGGTGATTCCATTGCAAAATTCTTATTCTTGAGCACCAGGCAAATAGGGacttcttttaatttcattttcagttaattGTTGCTGATATAAAAATtgcagttaatttttgtatattgactttgtaTCCAGGAACCTTGCTAATTCATGAATTCTGACAGTTTTTATGCAaagattgttttggatattctatgtatataatcatgtcatctgtgaatgaCGGTTTTATTTCTTCCGTAATCTTTATGTCTTTTATTCCTCTTCCCTTATTACATTAGCTAGGACCTCCAGGACATCCAGTAGAATATTGAAAGGAGCGGTGATAGTAGGCGtacttgtctcattcctgatgaCTTTGAATAATTAACCGTTAACTCTGTTTGTGGAAAATTTTCTGTAGGTACTGTTTATCAAACTGAAGGTATTCCCTTCCATTTCTAgttgacttaaaatttttattagaaataggtgttggattttatcaaatgcttctctgggggaattccttggcagtccagtggttaggactaggcactttcactgccagggcccaggtatgatccctggctggggaactaagatcccacaagccatgcagcgtggccaaaaaagaaaaaaaaaatgcttctctgtatcaagatgatcatatgacttctcttttttttttctgtactgtaataaattttattgatttattttacaccttttttcatatttattttgggTGTTTAGAATTCTTGAAGATGATCGTTATGActtcataataataattactatttgTTGCTCAGAacatgtgggtttttttcattctcttcttccttaAGTGTGTTGACTATCTCATTTATCCAGCATCTTTGGGATTTGAGGTATTTCACATAAGTGAATAAGCTTAAGgatttttgaatatatatatatttaaaattttaactgttgTAGCTTTTCTAAAATATGCTACTTGTCTCTGCTTTAACAGAAAATTGGCTTCTCAGCTTAACTTTTCTTGATCATTCAAGATAATcattatgagggcttccctggtggcgcagtggttgggaatctgcctgccaatgcaggggacacgggtttgagccctggtctgggaagatcccacatgctgtggagcagttaggcccgtgcaccacaactactgagcctgtgctctagagccctgtgccacaactactgagcctgcgtgccactactactgaagcccgtttactagagcccatgctccacaacaagagaatccaccacaatgagaagacttcgcaccacaacgaagagtagcccccattcgacgcaactaaagaaagcctgcgtgcaacaatgaagacccaatgcagccaaaaataaataaataaatacatacatttattcaaaaaaaaatcattatgaacTTAGAAAAATCATTTTACTGCAGTGATATCCTCAGATAcagatgaaatatgtcatgttatTTTGTTcctgaaataataatagtattttaattttagtaatagCATTTATTAAGCTCTTACTATATGCTGGGCATTTTTctaagtacatatatataaagactCATCTCATCCTCAGAGTTACCCTATAAGGCAGACATTATTGACCCCTTTTacaaatgagcaaactgaggtacagagagcttcagtaatttgcccaaggtaacACAGCTGGTGATAGATGGAGATGAAGTTTGAAACCAGACAGCTTGGCTTTAGAGACCTCACCTTAAACCACTGTGCTATACCCACTGGTTATGTATCACCTTAAACTACTGTGCTACACCCCCTGGTTATGTACCACCTTAAACCACTGTTCTATACCTCCTAGTTATGTACCACCAGACTTGTTTAGTTCTTAGGTCTACGTCCtacaattcttttatttttttttcctctctgcttgTAACAGTTACTCTGTGTGCTTCTGATTTCCCACTAATTTTGCCTGTATGTCTGGATAAGGCCTAAAGGATGAGTCAGCAATTCCTACAGAGTAAAATACATGGCTTTGTGGCAGCTTTCCTCTTTGGATTGTTTTTTGGGAGTGttcatgtgtctgtgtttttctttcaagTTTGGTATTGCTGGGGTAGAAATTTATATTCCAGAAAATACTGTTCGTTTTTTCTTTCAACTAGTGAGTATGctaaagctttctttttttttctttttcaacctcAATGTCTTTGTCTTTAGGGGAAACATCAGATGGAGTCAGTAAGTCAGTTCACAAGGTCTTTGCTTCCATGCTTGGAGAGAATGaagatgatgaggaggaggaggacgaggaggaggacgaggaggaggagacaCCTGAGCAACCCACTGCAGGCGACGTGTTTGTATTAGAGATGGTTCTCAATCGTGAAACCAAGAAAATGATGAAAGTAAAGTGTTTCTTATTTTCGTATTTATAAATGGAATGTAAAAATGTGACAGAAATTGAAAAACAatctttaaattatacatatattcgGAAAGAATTCAAACTGTAAGAAAGGAAATACTGTGAGACAACTACTGTTACTGGTTTCTTATGTTTCattttagagatttttaaatgtaaaactttaaTTATTGCATGTCACAAAATGTACTGTAGTTTTGCTATTAAAAGGTCCATATTGTAACTTGATATTTTTTAACCAAGTTCATTCTGAATAGATAAATTTGAAAGGTGAATCTTCAGTAGATTGTGTCATAAATCTCCTGACATCTAAATCCATTTTACAGCATCCAGTTCCACATTTGTTCTAATTAGTAATTTAGTAATGCCTGACCAGtttgatttttgctttctttaaatattttactgtgATTTGAACTTGCTACTGTAGGAAAGTtttgttggatttgttttttgtttgaatCTAAATGTCATTTTTGTTCTGTACAGGAGAAAAGGCCTCGGAGTAAACTTCCCAGAGCTCTGAGAGGTCTCATGGGTGAAGCCAACATTCGCTTTGCTCGAGGAGAACGTGAAGAGGCGATATTGATGTGCATGGAAATCATAAGACAAGGTGTTTAATGTGGGGATTACTGACGATAGCAGTTTAAtagtctgacttttttttttaataagtgtatttattatttatttttggcttcattgggtcttcgttgctgtgcgcgggctttctctagttgcagcgagcgggggctactctttgtagcggtgtgcaggcttctcattgcggtggct includes:
- the C8H2orf66 gene encoding uncharacterized protein C2orf66 homolog, yielding MNALQIVGRVNNQGQAKPNSCLAIDISLILPFTQLPSTMPKGLLLLAVALVLLGLAHGAMLRNEEKWKPFNNPRNRDLFFRTLQAYLKGRGPDLGMFSNISSMNENPGPLSFQSELIASAFADYEEQKNSFPNYLKA